From the genome of Devriesea agamarum, one region includes:
- the yajC gene encoding preprotein translocase subunit YajC, which produces MIFLLVIFAVMMIPMFLMSSRQRKAQRAHAEMVASLGIGDEVRTHSGFYGLIVDEYDDVVILETESGAQTKWARQAIAGKVEPTTDDTEAAEVSESSEQITGTSGDVPGVTTNNERS; this is translated from the coding sequence ATGATTTTCCTGCTGGTCATTTTCGCCGTGATGATGATTCCGATGTTTTTGATGTCGAGTCGTCAGCGCAAGGCACAGCGAGCCCACGCCGAGATGGTTGCGTCCCTCGGCATTGGAGATGAGGTACGCACGCACTCCGGTTTCTACGGGCTGATCGTCGACGAGTACGACGACGTCGTGATTCTTGAGACCGAATCCGGTGCTCAGACCAAGTGGGCGCGTCAAGCCATCGCCGGTAAGGTCGAGCCGACCACGGATGACACGGAGGCCGCCGAGGTATCGGAGTCCTCTGAGCAGATCACCGGCACCTCCGGAGACGTTCCCGGCGTGACCACGAACAACGAACGGTCCTGA